Below is a window of Ignavibacteria bacterium DNA.
GATACTACACGGCGGCGAGGACCATATTACCTCGGCAGAAAGCAGCCGTGAATTTGCCTCCAAAAATAAGGAGTACTGCACTCTTAAGATATTCCCCGGGCTTTACCACGAAATCCACAATGAGCCGCACAGCGAAGAGATCTTCCCGGCAATAGTGGACTGGCTACAAATAGGTATCCGCGAGCGCGGATAGAAAGGAAAAACCTGGTACTGCTTTAAAAATTGTCCTATCCGCATAGCGGATATATATTTGTAGAAAAATGTATCCAATACCAATTCAGAACCGCGTAGCGGTTCTATATTTGTAGGGGTCCATATTTGTACAATTATCCATCCTTTCCTTGTTATTGGTCCTCTTATTCCTTAATTTAATTCTCGCACAATTGAACTTACTGAACCCTTTCGTTTTGAAATCTCGGTCTTAATCATATATCCTTCAAACTATCGGAGATAAAATGAAACGAATTCTTTTATCCTTTTCAGCTTTTTTCTTTATCCTTTTCTTTAACCTGAATGCCCAGGAAGTTAGCCTGGATAGCAAACTGCCTGTTGACCCCGAAATTAAAACGGGTAAACTTTCAAACGGCATGACGTACTACATAAAAAAGAACCTTAAGCCCGAAAAAAGGGCCGAACTGCGCCTTGTAGTTAACGCCGGCGCGATTCAGGAAGACGACATACAAAACGGCCTGGCACACTTTTCTGAGCATATGGCCTTTAACGGCACGAAAAATTTCAAGAAGCAGGAAGTCATTAATTTCATGGAGTCTATAGGCATGCGCTTCGGCCCCGAGGTTAATGCCTACACCTCGTTCGACGAAACGGTCTATATGCTGCAGGTCCCAACAGACACGATGAAAATCCTTGAGAAGGGATTCCAGGTCCTGGAGGAATGGGCGCACAACGTGAGCTATGATAACGAGGAGATTGACAAGGAAAGAGGCGTTATAATTGAAGAATGGCGCTTAGGGCGCGGCGCCGAGGCAAGAATGTGGGATAAACAGTCCACCATAATTTTCAAAGGCTCAAAATATGCCGTGCACAACGTGATTGGTCAAAAAGAAATACTGGAAAAGTTTGACTATGAGACTCTGAAAAAGTTCTATAGGGACTGGTACCGCCCCGACCTGATGGCGGTTGTTGCCGTGGGTGACTTTGATGTAAATACCATAGAACAAATAATTAAAAGCCGCTTCTCCGGCATTGAAGCTCCAAAAAATCCAAGGGAGCACACTTTAAGCCCTGTGCCCGACCATAAGGAGCCGTATTTTGCGATAGCCTCCGACAAGGAAGCCTCCAGTAGTTCTGTGTCAATTTACTACATGAGGCCGGTTGAGACTGATGTTACAGTTAAAGACTACAGGCGTAGAATTGTTGAGAACCTTTATAACAGCATGTTCAATAAGCGCCTTTATGAGCTCTCAAAACAAGCCGATCCTCCCTTTATCAGTGCATACTCAGGAAAATATGATATCGTAAAAACAAAGAGCAGCTACATTCTTGGAGCCATGTTTAAAGATAACGGAGTAAACAAGGCTCTTGAAACACTGCTCAGGGAAGCTAAAAGAGTGGACCAGTTCGGCTTTACGCAAAGTGAACTCGAGCGTCAGAAAAAAGAAACTCTGAGATGGATAGAGCAGGCATTTAAAGAAAAGGACAAGATGGAAAACGTCAGGTATGCCTCCGAATACGTCCAGAATTTCCTTATGAATGAACCTATCCCCGGCATAGCTTATGAATATGAGCTTTATAAGAAATTTGTTCCTGAGATTACTCTTGAGGAAATAAACAAGCTTGCCAGCGACTTCATACGCGACGAAAACCGCGTGGTTACGGTAAATATGCCTGAAAAAGAAGGCGTGGCAATCCCCAAGGAAGAAGAACTTGCAAAGATCTTTGAGGCCTCTTCGAAAGAGACTGTAACGGCCTACGTCGATAAGACGGTTTCGGATGACCTCCTGGATAAGGCTCCAACTCCGGGCAAAATAACATCGGAAAAAAAGCGTGATGATCTGGGTCTTACGGAACTTACACTTTCAAACGGCGTGAAGGTGGTCTTAAAGCCAACAGACTTCAAGAATGATGAAATCCTGTTTATGTCGTACTCCAGGGGTGGGAATTCACTTGCTCCGGACAGCGACTATGTATCGGCTGCCCTTTCCTCGCCCATTATTACTGAGGGCGGAGTTGGAAAGTTCGACCAGATTCAGCTTCGGAAAGTTCTTTCAGGCAAGGTGGTAAGGGTAAATCCTTCCATAGCCGATATACAGGAGGGAGTCTCGGGCTCCGGAAGCGCGGCTGATATGGAAACCATGTTTAAGCTCATTTATCTTTACGTAACTTCGCCCCGCATGGACTCGACGGCATTCCTATCCTTTAAGGGGAGAATGAAGGCCTACCTTGAGAACAGGAGCCTCGATCCTTACTCGGCTCTTCAGGATACCTTTAACCTGACGCTCTGGAACTATCACTTCCGCTCTAATCCCTGGACGGTAAAAACCCTGGACAAGATAGACCTTAAGAAAGCATTTAATTTCTACAAGGACCGCTTCAGCGACGCGGGCGATTTTACATTCTTTTTCGTAGGCAATTTCGACGTTGAGAAGATAAAGCCGTTCCTTCAAACATATCTCGGCAGCCTCCCTTCAACCGGAAGAAAAGAAAGCTGGAAGGATACCAAAATGGAGTACGCCAGGGGCGTTATAGAAAAGCAGATATATAAGGGAATTGAACCCAAAAGCCAGGTTGTTTTAAGCTTTAACGGGCCTTTGGAATGGACGC
It encodes the following:
- a CDS encoding insulinase family protein, translating into MKRILLSFSAFFFILFFNLNAQEVSLDSKLPVDPEIKTGKLSNGMTYYIKKNLKPEKRAELRLVVNAGAIQEDDIQNGLAHFSEHMAFNGTKNFKKQEVINFMESIGMRFGPEVNAYTSFDETVYMLQVPTDTMKILEKGFQVLEEWAHNVSYDNEEIDKERGVIIEEWRLGRGAEARMWDKQSTIIFKGSKYAVHNVIGQKEILEKFDYETLKKFYRDWYRPDLMAVVAVGDFDVNTIEQIIKSRFSGIEAPKNPREHTLSPVPDHKEPYFAIASDKEASSSSVSIYYMRPVETDVTVKDYRRRIVENLYNSMFNKRLYELSKQADPPFISAYSGKYDIVKTKSSYILGAMFKDNGVNKALETLLREAKRVDQFGFTQSELERQKKETLRWIEQAFKEKDKMENVRYASEYVQNFLMNEPIPGIAYEYELYKKFVPEITLEEINKLASDFIRDENRVVTVNMPEKEGVAIPKEEELAKIFEASSKETVTAYVDKTVSDDLLDKAPTPGKITSEKKRDDLGLTELTLSNGVKVVLKPTDFKNDEILFMSYSRGGNSLAPDSDYVSAALSSPIITEGGVGKFDQIQLRKVLSGKVVRVNPSIADIQEGVSGSGSAADMETMFKLIYLYVTSPRMDSTAFLSFKGRMKAYLENRSLDPYSALQDTFNLTLWNYHFRSNPWTVKTLDKIDLKKAFNFYKDRFSDAGDFTFFFVGNFDVEKIKPFLQTYLGSLPSTGRKESWKDTKMEYARGVIEKQIYKGIEPKSQVVLSFNGPLEWTQQNIYDLGAMADVLDIKLREVIREEKGGTYGVSVNHGVSHYPKEGYSLNISFGCDPKKAAELTKAVFMQLDSLKNFGPAQTYIQKVKETHIRSRETSLKRNEVWLNSLLGAYSNDEDPKEILDYIKLIENISAKEVQTAAQKYLDDKNYIIVVLYPEGFKGS